CATTATCACGAATGTTCGGGCTGGGCGTGAGCTCCTACGCGACCCTAGCTTCGAGGTGCAGCACACTCAGTTTTACCCTGATGGCAGTGTGCAGATAGAAGGCGTCTGGCAAGCTACCTTGACCAACGATAAGCTACCCGTCGTGCGCGGACAACGGGTTTCCGCGCAGCTTTGCCTGATCTTTGAATTCAAAGATGGAAAGATTTACCGGCAGCGACGTTACCCTTGCTTTGATACGCTTTAAGCTGAAGAATAGCATCTTAGCAAGCTAAACAGTACATGCTAAGCAACGATAAACAGAGTAGCCGCCTCGTATCCGTAATACGAGGCGGTTTTTGTTGGCGGGCCGGCGGTATTTGACTGAACTAAGGCTTGTTGCTAGCCGTACGCAAAGTGTCACCGGTCATTAGTGCTTGTTTGCTTACCTCCTACTATCTAGCTAGAGGTGTAGGCCTAACACCAGTGTTTTCCGCCCAGCCACTCCTTATTCTTGCAAGCCATGTTGCGCCATCTTACCCTCTCTTTGCTCCTGATTGGCTTTGCCACCAGTGCAACTCATGCGCAAAGCAGTGCTCCGGTTACGCCCACGCAGCGCAACCCAACTGAGCGCGTGAGCCCATTGCCTGGCGTAACGTTGCCCAATGGGGTAGGACAAGGGAAAGCAGAGCCGCTGCCGATGCCAACGCAAGTACGCCCCAATGGAGTACTGCCCCAGCCGTACATCCCAAGTGGTAAAGTGACAGCCGGTCCGGTTGATACACTCACCAGCACTGGGGCAAGCCGCCGCGCAACACCGACTCGGTCGCAAAAGAAGCGACCTTAAGGAGCTAGCCGCAGCACCCAAGTTTTGGCTACTATGCTAGCTAGGTGCCGGCACCGCGAACGTATTGAGCAAACCGCTGATGGTCATGTATTGGCCCGCCAAGTAGATCATGTCAACAAGTCCTTTCTCCCCGAAAGTCACGCGGGCCCGCTCATAGAGTGTTGGGTCAATCTGGTGCGTTGTTGTGAGCTGGTGCGTAAAGTCGTACGCTACATCTTCTTCAATCGACATGCCTTCTGGCTTCTGCCCAGCTGCCAGCAACTGAATTTTGTGTTCGTCGATTCCGGCTTTCTCCGCTACCGCCACGTGCGCGTACAGTTCGTACGCGGCTTGCCAAGCCGCGCCTACGGTTAGAATGACCACTTGTCGCACCTTTTCACTTAGCTCCGTGTGGGCTCCTTCGGCCGCCGTTACGCTCATTAGGGCTTTGCTGATCAACGGACTGCGCAGCATGGAATTGAATGGGCCGATTAGCCGCTCATCGGAGGTTTCAGCTTGGAAACCTGATTTTTTAGCCCAGGGCACCATGGTCGCTTTAAGCTCGGTATAGAGGGTGTGCTGGTCAGAGGTGAGGTTGTCGGGAGCGAGCAAGAGGAGGCGCCCGCCCAGCGTGTTTTCAGCAGGAGTCATAAAGACAGAGATTTAATAAGTATAGAAAGCAACGGGTTAGCTACGTTGGGTAAGGCAGTTTGCTACGAGCTAGCTAGCGTTGTGCTGCCTGGTAGCGTGCCCACAGAATGCCTTCCGGCCGCTGCTCGACGCTTAATAGCTTGAATGGCCGAGCTGGCGCGTCGCCCTGCTCAAAAATGGTGGGCGAGCTAGCGGCGCCGTCCACCACTGGGTAGTGCAGCAAGCTCAGTTCATCTACCAGTCCTGCTTTTAGCAAAGAGCCATTGATGTGTCCGCCGCCCTCCAGTAAGATGGTCTGGATGGGAAACAGTTGACCTAGCTTATCCAGCACCCGCGCAAAGTCGAGTTCCTGGGCCCCGCCGAACACGTAAGACACGCCCACTCGGCGCAGATAAGCTAGGTATTCATCGCTGACCTGCTCCGTAAGCACCGCAATGATATGCTCCTCATCAATGTAGGCTGATTCCCATCCTAGCTTGCCGTGCGCATCCACGGCCACCACGAATGACTCCGCATCGTGCTCCGCCACAAAATCGGTACGGTCGAGAGGGGTGGCGACTGGTTGTAGGTCGGGCGCTAGGCCTTCGGTGAAATCCTTTTCCATGGTCACGCGTCCGCACATCCAAGCTTGGGAGTCGAAGGTGGCGGCGGTGGTTTCGTACTCTTTGGTGTTGGGCGTAGCGCCCCAGCGGCTGGTAATGATGCGACCATCTAGGGAACTCATCATGTGGCAAATCACCCGAGGTTTCATAAAGCTAGGTTGAGCGCAAAAGGCTCGATTGTGAAAGGCTACTTACGGGCAGCTTGTTTTCACGTTGTGCCATTTCAGGGCTGATGAGCTAGCTTACAAATGGCTCAGGGCTTCCAGATAGCTGCCGAATCAGCAGCTGTGAAGTTTCGAGTAAGCACGACAAGCTGAGGATCTTCGTAAATGGTGCGGTAGTTCGGATCGTGCTGAAACTGTTCTAGAGCCTTTTTTGCCTCGTCCGGCTTAAGTGGCCACGCCGATTGCTCGTTGGGCTCGCGCAGTAGTGCCACCGTGCGTGCTGTACGCAGCACGGGAAAAAGGAAGGTGTCGCGTCGGTCAAGCAAGTGTGGTACTAGGCAGGAGGTCGCGCTCAGGGGTGTTCCGGGTTCTACCTGAGCCAAAGCGGCATACAGGCCCTCTCGATCCGGATAAGGACTATCGTAGTGCTCCGACACGAGCGGATTGTTGTTGATCAAATTGTACCACTTACTGTATCGGTCGCAGAAGGTAGCTAGCGTAAACACGACGGCCCCCATGAGAGCCCCCGCCCAGGCTTGTCGGCTAAGATCCTTCCTTCTGGGCTGACGAGGATTTTGGGTCCGTTCCGGGCGGCTCGCTTGCAGTGTGTCGAGCACGGCCAACGCCAGTACAGGAGCAAACTCGATAGAATACTGCATGTTAATGCCCCAAAAACCGTATTCATTTGAGAGCAACTTCTGCCCCAGAATAGGTACCAACAT
This Hymenobacter sp. GOD-10R DNA region includes the following protein-coding sequences:
- a CDS encoding RibD family protein; this encodes MMSSLDGRIITSRWGATPNTKEYETTAATFDSQAWMCGRVTMEKDFTEGLAPDLQPVATPLDRTDFVAEHDAESFVVAVDAHGKLGWESAYIDEEHIIAVLTEQVSDEYLAYLRRVGVSYVFGGAQELDFARVLDKLGQLFPIQTILLEGGGHINGSLLKAGLVDELSLLHYPVVDGAASSPTIFEQGDAPARPFKLLSVEQRPEGILWARYQAAQR
- a CDS encoding carboxymuconolactone decarboxylase family protein, with the protein product MTPAENTLGGRLLLLAPDNLTSDQHTLYTELKATMVPWAKKSGFQAETSDERLIGPFNSMLRSPLISKALMSVTAAEGAHTELSEKVRQVVILTVGAAWQAAYELYAHVAVAEKAGIDEHKIQLLAAGQKPEGMSIEEDVAYDFTHQLTTTHQIDPTLYERARVTFGEKGLVDMIYLAGQYMTISGLLNTFAVPAPS
- a CDS encoding nuclear transport factor 2 family protein, with amino-acid sequence MNNPLAILEEYFQLIQNFSVDPAAYATVLHPEVEQVEFPNMFFKTIQRRSFDDIITNVRAGRELLRDPSFEVQHTQFYPDGSVQIEGVWQATLTNDKLPVVRGQRVSAQLCLIFEFKDGKIYRQRRYPCFDTL